From the genome of Amia ocellicauda isolate fAmiCal2 chromosome 14, fAmiCal2.hap1, whole genome shotgun sequence, one region includes:
- the LOC136768222 gene encoding motile sperm domain-containing protein 1 isoform X1 translates to MRISQLAGRVSAVYGSRAEPSRKREHTGGAVLTVQLAHGAHLCHESGGPWQPMRRRERERGGGADNPLPGHTRLSVLLSPPELRFCPGDPRTQRDVLTLYNPHAFALSYRGCYPVSDPHVSLSLFLSVQCTAPSLYSVVQAEGSVAPSSCVDIVVRHRDKTQPHCGHADRFRVEVRAAGGASGCREVPAVVGQEPPPRRGRRLSGRAELQTQAAPSPSRQHSVLCALLGGVCVATLALPLHGEPSSVVPPSLHVSQEQKLVCAYVLGLLTVLFLQ, encoded by the exons ATGAGGATCAGCCAATTAGCGGGGAGGGTGTCGGCTGTCTATGGGAGCCGAGCGGAGCCGAGCCGGAAGCGGGAGCACACAG GTGGTGCTGTTCTGACTGTCCAACTCGCACATGGCGCACATCTGTGCCATGAGTCCGGAGGGCCGTGGCAGCCAATGAGGcgacgggagagagagagaggaggcggGGCTGACAACCCCCTCCCCGGCCACACCCGCCTCTCCGTGCTCCTGTCCCCCCCGGAGCTGCGGTTCTGCCCCGGAGACCCGCGGACGCAGAGAGACGTCCTCACACTGTACAACCCCCACGCCTTCGCCCTGTCCTACCGGGGGTGTTACCCTGTAAGTGACccccatgtctctctctctctctttctctcagtgcagtgcacAGCACCCTCCCTGTACAGCGTGGTCCAGGCAGAGGGCAGCGTGGCGCCCAGCTCCTGTGTGGACAT tgtggtCCGACACAGGGACAAGACTCAGCCTCACTGTGGACACGCCGATCGCTTCAGGGTGGAGGTGCGGGCTGCGGGAGGGGCGTCGGGGTGCAGGGAGGTCCCGGCCGTCGTGGGACAGGAGCCCCCACCGCGGAGGGGGAGGAGGCTCAGCGGGCGGGCCGAGCTGCAGACGCAGGCAG ccccctccccctcccgccAGCACTCCGTGCTGTGCGCTCTGCTTGGGGGGGTGTGCGTCGCCACCCTGGCACTGCCCCTGCATGGAGAGCCCAGCAGTGTGGTGCCGCCCAGCCTGCACGTCTCCCAGGAGCAGAAACTGGTCTGCGCGTATGTGCTGG GGCTGTTGACCGTGCTGTTTCTTCAGTGA
- the LOC136768222 gene encoding motile sperm domain-containing protein 1 isoform X4, with protein MRISQLAGRVSAVYGSRAEPSRKREHTGGAVLTVQLAHGAHLCHESGGPWQPMRRRERERGGGADNPLPGHTRLSVLLSPPELRFCPGDPRTQRDVLTLYNPHAFALSYRVQCTAPSLYSVVQAEGSVAPSSCVDIVVRHRDKTQPHCGHADRFRVEVRAAGGASGCREVPAVVGQEPPPRRGRRLSGRAELQTQAAPSPSRQHSVLCALLGGVCVATLALPLHGEPSSVVPPSLHVSQEQKLVCAYVLGLLTVLFLQ; from the exons ATGAGGATCAGCCAATTAGCGGGGAGGGTGTCGGCTGTCTATGGGAGCCGAGCGGAGCCGAGCCGGAAGCGGGAGCACACAG GTGGTGCTGTTCTGACTGTCCAACTCGCACATGGCGCACATCTGTGCCATGAGTCCGGAGGGCCGTGGCAGCCAATGAGGcgacgggagagagagagaggaggcggGGCTGACAACCCCCTCCCCGGCCACACCCGCCTCTCCGTGCTCCTGTCCCCCCCGGAGCTGCGGTTCTGCCCCGGAGACCCGCGGACGCAGAGAGACGTCCTCACACTGTACAACCCCCACGCCTTCGCCCTGTCCTACCGGG tgcagtgcacAGCACCCTCCCTGTACAGCGTGGTCCAGGCAGAGGGCAGCGTGGCGCCCAGCTCCTGTGTGGACAT tgtggtCCGACACAGGGACAAGACTCAGCCTCACTGTGGACACGCCGATCGCTTCAGGGTGGAGGTGCGGGCTGCGGGAGGGGCGTCGGGGTGCAGGGAGGTCCCGGCCGTCGTGGGACAGGAGCCCCCACCGCGGAGGGGGAGGAGGCTCAGCGGGCGGGCCGAGCTGCAGACGCAGGCAG ccccctccccctcccgccAGCACTCCGTGCTGTGCGCTCTGCTTGGGGGGGTGTGCGTCGCCACCCTGGCACTGCCCCTGCATGGAGAGCCCAGCAGTGTGGTGCCGCCCAGCCTGCACGTCTCCCAGGAGCAGAAACTGGTCTGCGCGTATGTGCTGG GGCTGTTGACCGTGCTGTTTCTTCAGTGA
- the LOC136768222 gene encoding motile sperm domain-containing protein 1 isoform X2, whose translation MRISQLAGRVSAVYGSRAEPSRKREHTGGAVLTVQLAHGAHLCHESGGPWQPMRRRERERGGGADNPLPGHTRLSVLLSPPELRFCPGDPRTQRDVLTLYNPHAFALSYRGCYPVSDPHVSLSLFLSVQCTAPSLYSVVQAEGSVAPSSCVDIVVRHRDKTQPHCGHADRFRVEVRAAGGASGCREVPAVVGQEPPPRRGRRLSGRAELQTQAAPSPSRQHSVLCALLGGVCVATLALPLHGEPSSVVPPSLHVSQEQKLVCAYVLAV comes from the exons ATGAGGATCAGCCAATTAGCGGGGAGGGTGTCGGCTGTCTATGGGAGCCGAGCGGAGCCGAGCCGGAAGCGGGAGCACACAG GTGGTGCTGTTCTGACTGTCCAACTCGCACATGGCGCACATCTGTGCCATGAGTCCGGAGGGCCGTGGCAGCCAATGAGGcgacgggagagagagagaggaggcggGGCTGACAACCCCCTCCCCGGCCACACCCGCCTCTCCGTGCTCCTGTCCCCCCCGGAGCTGCGGTTCTGCCCCGGAGACCCGCGGACGCAGAGAGACGTCCTCACACTGTACAACCCCCACGCCTTCGCCCTGTCCTACCGGGGGTGTTACCCTGTAAGTGACccccatgtctctctctctctctttctctcagtgcagtgcacAGCACCCTCCCTGTACAGCGTGGTCCAGGCAGAGGGCAGCGTGGCGCCCAGCTCCTGTGTGGACAT tgtggtCCGACACAGGGACAAGACTCAGCCTCACTGTGGACACGCCGATCGCTTCAGGGTGGAGGTGCGGGCTGCGGGAGGGGCGTCGGGGTGCAGGGAGGTCCCGGCCGTCGTGGGACAGGAGCCCCCACCGCGGAGGGGGAGGAGGCTCAGCGGGCGGGCCGAGCTGCAGACGCAGGCAG ccccctccccctcccgccAGCACTCCGTGCTGTGCGCTCTGCTTGGGGGGGTGTGCGTCGCCACCCTGGCACTGCCCCTGCATGGAGAGCCCAGCAGTGTGGTGCCGCCCAGCCTGCACGTCTCCCAGGAGCAGAAACTGGTCTGCGCGTATGTGCTGG cAGTTTAG
- the LOC136768222 gene encoding motile sperm domain-containing protein 1 isoform X3 codes for MRISQLAGRVSAVYGSRAEPSRKREHTGGAVLTVQLAHGAHLCHESGGPWQPMRRRERERGGGADNPLPGHTRLSVLLSPPELRFCPGDPRTQRDVLTLYNPHAFALSYRGCYPVSDPHVSLSLFLSVQCTAPSLYSVVQAEGSVAPSSCVDIVVRHRDKTQPHCGHADRFRVEVRAAGGASGCREVPAVVGQEPPPRRGRRLSGRAELQTQAAPSPSRQHSVLCALLGGVCVATLALPLHGEPSSVVPPSLHVSQEQKLVCAYVLV; via the exons ATGAGGATCAGCCAATTAGCGGGGAGGGTGTCGGCTGTCTATGGGAGCCGAGCGGAGCCGAGCCGGAAGCGGGAGCACACAG GTGGTGCTGTTCTGACTGTCCAACTCGCACATGGCGCACATCTGTGCCATGAGTCCGGAGGGCCGTGGCAGCCAATGAGGcgacgggagagagagagaggaggcggGGCTGACAACCCCCTCCCCGGCCACACCCGCCTCTCCGTGCTCCTGTCCCCCCCGGAGCTGCGGTTCTGCCCCGGAGACCCGCGGACGCAGAGAGACGTCCTCACACTGTACAACCCCCACGCCTTCGCCCTGTCCTACCGGGGGTGTTACCCTGTAAGTGACccccatgtctctctctctctctttctctcagtgcagtgcacAGCACCCTCCCTGTACAGCGTGGTCCAGGCAGAGGGCAGCGTGGCGCCCAGCTCCTGTGTGGACAT tgtggtCCGACACAGGGACAAGACTCAGCCTCACTGTGGACACGCCGATCGCTTCAGGGTGGAGGTGCGGGCTGCGGGAGGGGCGTCGGGGTGCAGGGAGGTCCCGGCCGTCGTGGGACAGGAGCCCCCACCGCGGAGGGGGAGGAGGCTCAGCGGGCGGGCCGAGCTGCAGACGCAGGCAG ccccctccccctcccgccAGCACTCCGTGCTGTGCGCTCTGCTTGGGGGGGTGTGCGTCGCCACCCTGGCACTGCCCCTGCATGGAGAGCCCAGCAGTGTGGTGCCGCCCAGCCTGCACGTCTCCCAGGAGCAGAAACTGGTCTGCGCGTATGTGCTGG TTTAG
- the slc25a11 gene encoding mitochondrial 2-oxoglutarate/malate carrier protein: protein MAAAAGSKPKTSPKSVKFLFGGLAGMAATVFVQPLDLVKNRMQLSGEGVKTREYRTSLHAVASILRQEGLGGIYTGLSAGLLRQATYTTTRLGIYTVLFERLTSADGTPPGFLTKALIGMTAGATGAFVGTPAEVALIRMTADGRLPVDQRRGYSNVFNALLRITREEGVTTMWRGCVPTMARAVVVNAAQLASYSQSKQFLLDTKYFGDDILCHFCASMISGLVTTAASMPVDIVKTRIQNMRMIDGKPEYKNGLDVLFKVVRNEGFFSLWKGFTPYYARLGPHTVLTFVFLEQMNRFYRIYFLDS, encoded by the exons ATGGCGGCCGCCGCGGGGTCCAAGCCCAAGACATCGCCCAAGTCCGTCAAGTTCCTGTTCGGAGGCCTGGCCGG gatGGCCGCCACAGTCTTCGTGCAGCCGCTGGACCTGGTGAAGAACCGCATGCAGCTCAGTGGGGAGGGGGTGAAGACGCGGGAGTACCGCACCAGCCTGCACGCCGTGGCCAGCATCCTGCGCCAGGAGGGCCTGGGAGGCATCTACACCGG gcTGTCGGCGGGGCTGCTGCGCCAGGCCACCTACACCACCACGCGGCTGGGcatctacactgtgctgtttgaGCGGCTCACCTCGGCCGACGGCACCCCCCCCGGCTTCCTGACCAAGGCGCTGATTGGCATGACAGCCGGTGCCACCGGGGCCTTCGTGGGCACGCCGGCCGAGGTGGCACTGATCCGCATGACAGCGGACGGGCG tctgccGGTGGATCAGAGGCGGGGTTACTCCAATGTGTTCAACGCCCTGCTGCGCATCACCAGGGAGGAGGGCGTCACCACCATGTGGAGG GGCTGTGTCCCCACCATGGCGAGGGCAGTTGTTGTGAACGCCGCCCAGCTGGCCTCCTACTCCCAGTCCAAACAGTTCCTGCTGGACACAA agtaTTTCGGGGATGATATCCTGTGCCACTTCTGTGCCAGTATGATCAGTGGTCTGGTCACCACTGCCGCCTCCATGCCTGTGGACATAGTCAAGACAAG GATTCAGAACATGAGGATGATCGACGGCAAACCGGAGTACAAAAATGGACTG gaCGTGCTGTTCAAGGTGGTGCGCAACGAGGGCTTCTTCAGCCTGTGGAAGGGCTTCACGCCGTACTATGCGCGCCTGGGCCCCCACACCGTGCTCACCTTCGTCTTCCTGGAGCAGATGAACCGCTTCTACCGGATCTACTTCCTGGACTCCTAG
- the spag7 gene encoding sperm-associated antigen 7 homolog: MADLLGSILSSMEKPPTVGDKESRRKAREQAARMKKMQEEEKKKKVEFRKRMEKEVSDFIQDSSLQKKRYAPMGKIERSILHDVVEVAGLTSFSFGEDEESRYVMIFKKEFAPCDEELEWYRRGEEWDPKKAEEKRQQKEQAAREQQGSGQTDRPPSPSSNYRDKYSHLIGTSAAKDAAHTLQANSTYGCVPVANKRDTRSIEEAMNEIRAKKRQKKEGEESGGGSSC; the protein is encoded by the exons ATGGCGGACCTCCTCGGCTCGATCCTGAGCTCCATGGAGAAGCCTCCCACTGTCGGCGACAAGGAGAGCCGCCGCAAGGCCCGAG AACAGGCCGCCCGCATGAAGAAGatgcaggaggaggagaagaagaagaaagtggAGTTCAGGAAGAGG atggAGAAGGAGGTGTCGGACTTTATCCAGGACAGCTCCCTGCAGAAGAAGCGCTACGCCCCCATGGGCAAGATCGAGAGGAGCATCCT gcaCGACGTGGTGGAGGTGGCCGGTCTGACGTCGTTCTCATTCGGCGAAGACGAGGAGAGCCGCTACGTCATGATCTTTAAAAAG gagttCGCTCCCTGTGATGAGGAGCTGGAGTGGTATCGCCGGGGAGAGGAGTGGGACCCCAAGAAAGCCGAGGAGAAGCGCCAGCAGaag GAGCAGGCCGCCCGGGAGCAGCAGGGGTCCGGACAGACAGACCGGCCGCCCAGCCCGTCCAGCAACTACAGGGACAAGTACAGCCACCTGATCGGCACGTCGGCCGCAAAGGACGCCGCCCACACGCTGCAGGCCAACAGCACCTACGGCTGCG tgCCCGTGGCCAACAAGCGAGACACACGCTCCATCGAGGAGGCCATGAACGAGATCAGAGCCAAGAAGCGACAGAAGAAGGAGGGCGAGGAGAGCGGGGGGGGCAGCAGCTGCTGA
- the eno3 gene encoding beta-enolase: MSITKIHAREILDSRGNPTVEVDLYTAKGRFRAAVPSGASTGIYEALELRDGDKSRYLGKGVQKAVDHINKDIVPKLLEKKLSVVEQEKIDNFMLELDGTENKSKFGANAILGVSLAVCKAGAAEKGVPLYRHIADLAGNAELILPVPAFNVINGGSHAGNKLAMQEFMILPVGASSFREAMRIGAEVYHNLKGVIKSKYGKDATNVGDEGGFAPNILDNHEALELLKSAIEKAGYPDKIVIGMDVAASEFHRSGKYDLDFKSPDDPKRHITGEQLGDLYKSFIKDYPVVSIEDPFDQDDWEHWAKFTGSVNIQVVGDDLTVTNPKRIKQAVDKKACNCLLLKVNQIGSVTESIQACKLAQSNGWGVMVSHRSGETEDTFIADLVVGLCTGQIKTGAPCRSERLSKYNQLMRIEEELGSGAKFAGKKFRHPQAK, translated from the exons ATGTCCATCACTAAGATCCATGCCCGTGAGATCCTCGACTCCCGTGGAAACCCCACTGTGGAAGTGGACCTGTACACCGCCAAGG GTCGGTTCCGGGCAGCCGTGCCCAGCGGAGCATCCACTGGGATCTACGAGGCGCTGGAGCTGAGGGACGGGGACAAGAGCCGCTACCTGGGCAAAG GTGTCCAGAAGGCTGTGGACCACATCAACAAGGACATCGTCCCCAAACTGCTGGAGAAG aAGCTGAGTGTGGTGGAGCAGGAGAAGATCGACAACTTCATGCTGGAGTTGGACGGCACCGAGAACAAGT CGAAGTTCGGTGCCAACGCGATCCTGGGCgtgtctctggctgtgtgcaAGGCCGGTGCAGCGGAGAAAGGCGTCCCCCTGTACCGCCACATCGCCGACCTGGCCGGCAACGCGGAGCTCATCCTGCCTGTTCCC GCGTTCAACGTGATCAACGGCGGCTCCCATGCCGGCAACAAGCTGGCCATGCAGGAGTTCATGATCCTGCCGGTGGGCGCCAGCTCGTTCCGCGAGGCCATGCGCATCGGTGCCGAGGTCTACCACAACCTGAAGGGCGTCATCAAGAGCAAGTATGGCAAAGATGCCACCAATGTGGGGGACGAGGGCGGCTTTGCACCCAACATCCTGGACAACCATGAGG ccctggagctgctgaaGAGCGCCATTGAGAAGGCCGGCTACCCCGACAAGATCGTCATCGGAATGGACGTGGCGGCGTCCGAGTTCCACCGCAGCGGCAAGTACGACCTGGACTTCAAGTCCCCGGACGACCCCAAGAGACACATCACCGGAGAACAGCTGGGAGACCTGTACAAGAGCTTCATCAAGGACTACCCAG TTGTGTCCATCGAGGACCCATTCGACCAGGACGACTGGGAGCACTGGGCCAAGTTCACTGGCTCCGTGAACATCCAGGTGGTGGGGGACGACCTGACCGTGACCAACCCCAAGCGCATCAAGCAGGCGGTGGACAAGAAGGCCTGCAACTGCCTGCTGCTGAAGGTCAACCAGATCGGCTCGGTCACCGAGTCCATCCAGGC GTGTAAGCTGGCGCAGTCCAATGGCTGGGGCGTCATGGTCAGCCACCGCTCGGGCGAGACTGAGGACACCTTCATCGCGGACCTGGTGGTCGGGCTCTGCACCGGACAG ATCAAGACCGGTGCCCCCTGCAGGTCAGAGCGACTGTCGAAGTACAACCAGCTGATGAG gatcGAAGAGGAGCTTGGGAGCGGAGCCAAGTTCGCTGGCAAGAAATTCCGTCACCCCCAGGCCAAATAa
- the LOC136768226 gene encoding profilin-1 produces MSWNEYVSNLMAGNEVQDAAIAGCEPGAHSVWAAAPNGHFGKITPDELAVLMGKDRSSFFINGVTLGGVKCSVIRDRINEEGDWCMDLRTKSINGSETFNISVAKSNKAVVIIKGCKDVHGGALNKKAFDMASHLRKSNY; encoded by the exons ATGTCCTGGAACGAGTATGTCAGCAACCTGATGGCCGGTAATGAGGTCCAGGACGCCGCCATCGCGGGCTGTGAGCCCGGTGCCCACAGCGTGTGGGCGGCGGCCCCGAACGGGCATTTTGGGAAGATCACG CCCGACGAGCTGGCCGTGCTCATGGGGAAGGACCGCAGCTCGTTCTTCATCAACGGCGTCACGCTGGGCGGAGTGAAGTGCTCTGTGATCCGCGACCGCATCAACGAGGAAGGAGACTGGTGCATGGACCTGCGCACCAAGTCCATCAACGGCAGCGAGACCTTCAACATCTCCGTCGCCAAGTCCAACAAAG ctgTAGTGATCATCAAGGGCTGTAAGGATGTTCACGGAGGGGCCCTGAACAAAAAGGCCTTCGACATGGCATCACACTTACGGAAATCGAACTACTga